The nucleotide sequence GGAGACCGCAGGCGCCGCCGCCCGAGGCCGGCCCGGGCATCGCGCCCGCGCGCCCGAACTGTCCGCCCATAAGCGACGCCGCGAGCACCGCGCCCTGGCCGCGCTTGGCCGCGTCGATCAGGTCCGCGCTGCATTCGCGCAGGAGCCAGAACAGTCCTTTCACGTGCAACCGCGTGGCCGTTCGCCAGCCGTCGAGATCCATCTGCGTGTTCGCGCGCGCGAGCGGCGCGAGATGGACGATGGCGCACACCGGCCCGTGGGCGGCGCGCGCACGCTTCACGGTATCCGCGAGGGACTCGGGGTCCGTGAACGCGTCGGCGCCCAACGTCTCCACGCGCGCGCCCTTCGCCGACAGCGCGCCGGCCACCCGTGCCGCGACCCCGAGCTCGTCCTCCGTGATCAGGACCAGGCCCTGCGGCCAGCTCTCGTCTCCCGAAGGCAGCGGCTCTTCGACCGCGCGCATCCCGAACATCGGGGGCGTCTCCGCTTGTGCGGCCGGCGCTTCCGCGACGGCCGGCGCGGCCACGGGCGCAGGCGTCTCCACCGCAGCGACCGCGACGAGCTGATCGAGCACCGCATTCAGCGTCTTCGCGCGCGTGAGGCGCTCCATCTGCGACTGCACGCGGGTGGCGAGCGTCGGGGGGAGCTGCTTCTGCAGGGCGCCGAGGATTTCGACGCGCTTGATCGAGTCGATGCCGAGATTGGCCTCGATGTCCTGGTCGAGGCCGAGCATGTCCTGCGGATAGCCGGTGCGGTCGCTCACGATGCCGACGAGCAGGTCGGCGAGCGCGGGGCGGGCGGGCGCGTCGGGGGTGGTTGCGGTTGCCGGCGAGGGCGGCGCCATTATTGAGGGCGCCGACGGCGCGGCGGATTCGACCGCGGCCGCCGAAACGAGCTGGTCGAGCACGGCATTCAGCGTCTTCGCCCGCGTCAATCGCTCCATCTGCGACTGCATGCGCGCGGCGAGCGGCGCCGGCAGCTGTTTTTGCAGCGCTCCAATGATTTCGACGCGCTTGATCGAGTCGATGCCGAGGTTGGCCTCGATGTCCTGGTCCAGGCCGAGCATGTCCTGCGGATAGCCCGTACGCTCGCTCACGACCTGCACCAGCAGGTCGGCCAGCGCGGCGCGGTCGGGTGCCGCCGTCGCGGGAGTGCTCGGCACGGATGCGGGCGCGATGGGGGCCACCGAGGGCGCAGACGGTGCCGCGAATTCGACCGCCCCCGCCGCGACGAGCTGATCGAGCACCGCATTCAGCGTCTTCGCGCGCGTGAGGCGCTCCATCTGCGACTGCACGCGGGTGGCGAGCGTCGGGGGGAGCTGCTTCTGCAGGGCGCCGAGGATTTCGACGCGCTTGATCGAGTCGATGCCGAGATTGGCCTCGATGTCCTGGTCGAGGCCGAGCATGTCCTGCGGATAGCCGGTGCGGTCGCTCACGATGCCGACGAGCAGGTCGGCGAGCGCGGGGCGGGCGGGCGCGTCGGGGGTGGTTGCGGTTGCCGGCGAGGGCGGCGCCATTATTGAGGGCGCCGACGGCGCGGGCGGGACGGCAGGGTGCGGCACGGAGGCCAGAGGAGCGGTCGTCGGTGCCGGCGACATCAGCACGCTCGCCGGCTGCCGAGTGGCCGGCATGGGCGGCGGCACAGGAACGGCAGTTCCCGCCGGCATCGCCGCGACACCGGCCGGACCCGCGAGGAAGTGCCGCATGACCTGTTCCTGCACGGCGAGGAACTGGCGCATCGATTCCTGGTACGCGACGAAGGCGTCGCTCCACTGGCCATCCGCCGGCTGATGCGGCGCCGGCGGTGCAATCATCGGTCCCGAAATCGGTGCGGGTTCCGTATTAGATGGCGTTGGCGGCGACACCGTGGCACGAGCCGCTTCGCGTTCGCGCGCGACCTTCAGGGATTCCACGTTGAGCGGCGGCAGCTTGCCGGTGCGCCCGGGTTCCTCCGACTGCCGCCGGCAACTGCCGCCGTTGACCAGCCAGGCGCTGGCGGGCAGCGTGTGGCGAATTTGCGCCACGCGCGCCAGGTCGATCTCCCCGACTTCCCGCCCCTCGAACAGCGCGCTATACCGGAAGCGCACGCCCCGGACCGCGAGCGCGGCCAGGCACGTCAGGACGCCGGCCAGCCCGGCGCCCGGCGAGTCGAACGACACCGCGTGGAAATCGCGACCGGCGAGCACCTGCGAGACGAGCCGCGTGAGCACGTTCTTCGGACCGAGCTCGACGAACACCCGCGCGCCGTCGCGATGCATCGCCTCCACCTGCCGGACGAACTCGACGGGACTCAGGAGATGATCCGCGAGCCGGTCGCGGATCGCCTTCGGGTCGGCCGGATACGGCGTGCCGTCGCGATTCCCGTAAACCGGAACGCGCGGGCTTTCGACCGTGCTCGTCCGGATCGCGGCCGCGAGCGGTTCCTGAGCACTCGCCAGCATCGAGGAATGGAATGCGGCCGAGACGGGAAGAACCTGGGCGGTGATGCCCGCAGCCGTGAACTCGGCCGCCAGCTGCTGGACCCGCTCCTTGGGCCCGGAGATCACGGATTGCCGGGGCGCGTTGTGGTTCGCGATGACGACGTCGCCCTGCCCTTCGAGCCGGCGGGCCACCTCCTCGCGCGGCGCCTGCACGGCGGCCATCCCGCCGCCCGTCCCCGCCGCGCTCGCCATGACCCGACCGCGCACCGCGGAGAGCGCCAGAAAATCCTTCGGGCTCAGGGCGCCGCCCGCGCACAACGCGGCGTACTCCCCGTAACTGTGCCCGCCCGCCATGTCCGGCGCGATGCCGAGCCGCGCGGCCAGGCGCATGAATCCGAGCGCCATGGCGCCGATGGCCGGCTGCGCGACCGCGGTGTTCGTGAGCGCGGCGCGGTGCTCGTTCTCTTCGCTCTCGCTGAAGGCGCCCACGGGATACACGAACTGACTGAGCGGTTTCGGGAGCGCGCTCCTGAGCTCGCCGTCCGCGAACTCGAAGGCCGAGCGAAGCTCGTCGAGGTACAGCGCGGCTTCCCGTCCCATGTCCACGTACTGCGAGCCCTGGCCGGGGAAGAGGAACGCGACTTTCGGCGCCGCCTCGCCGAGATTGAGGCCCAGATGCACGTTGCCCGGCAGGGGTCCGGCGCCCGCGAGATGGCCGCTCAGCGCGGTGAGCGCCTCAATCAGCTCCTCCCGCGTCTTCGCCACGATCGCTGCCATGCAGCGCGCGCCGGCCGCCGCCTCCGCCTTGCGCGCGCAGGCGTAGGCCAGATCGTGCAGCCGCGGCTCGCCGCCCGCCGACAGACCGGCGTGCAGCGCCTGTATCTCCTTGGCGAGCTGCCCGCGGTTCGGCGCGCCGAACACGAACAGCTCCGCCGGCCAGACGCTGCCGCCCGCGGGCCGGGCGGAGGGACGCAGGTCGCCGTCGTACTCCTCGAGGACCACGTGGAAGTTGGTGCCGCCGAACCCGAACGCGCTCACGCCGGCGCGGCGCGGGTATTCGGGATCGCGCAGCCACGGCCGTGCGTTCTTGAGCAGGTACACCGGGCTGTCCCGGTCGGCGATGGACGCGATCGGCTGCTCCACCCCGGCGTGCGGCGGCAACACCTTGTGGTGCAACGACAGCATCGTCTTGATGAGGCCGGCGGCGCCGGCGCTTGCCTTCGTGTGACCGATCAGCGTCTTCACCGAACCCAGGGCGCAGCTCCGCGCGGGAGCCTCGTGCTCGCGCAGCAGCGTCACGACCGTCTGCGCCTCCGCGCTGTCGCCCACGGCGGTCCCGGTCCCGTGCGCTTCGAGCATCCCGAGGGTGCGCGGCGAAAAGCCGGCCTTGTCGTACGCGCGCCGCAGTGCGCGCACCTGTCCGGCCGGCAACGGCGCGGTGAGCCCGAGCGCCTTGCCGTCGCTCGAGCTGCCGACCGCCTTGATCACGCCGTAGATGCGATCGCCGTCGCGCTCCGCGTCCGCCAGGCGCTTGAGCACCACGACCGCCAGCCCTTCGCTGATGACGATGCCGTCGGCGTCCTTGTCGAACGTCCGGGCCTCGCCCCGCGGCGACAGCGCCTGGGTCTTGCTGAAGCACATGTACGCATACGGGCCCTGAACGGTATCGACGCCGCCGGCGATCGCCATGTTGCAGCGACCGCTTTCGAGCTCGTTGACCGCCGTGTAGATGGCGGCGAGCGACGAGGCGCAGGCGGCGTCCACCGACAGGTTCATGCCGCCGAAGTTGAAGCGGTTCGCGACGCGCCCGGCCACCACGTTGAGCAGCGAGCCGGCGAAGGACTCCTCCGTCCACTCGGGCAGCCGGTCCCACACCTCGTCGGAAAGGCTGTCGACGAACCGGGGCATCTCGGCGCGCACGCCGTACTGCTGCCCGATGTCCCCGAGACCGCCGCTCGCGCCCAGCACGATCGCCGTGTGCTCCCGGTCGAACTCGGCGTCCGCGTAGCCCGCGTGCTCGAGGGCGCGCCGGACCACCTCCAGCGCCAGCAACTGCACCGGATCGATCGACTTCAGCGAATTGGGCGGGATGCCGAAACGCAGGGGATCGAACGGGACGTCCTCGAGAAATCCGCCCCACTTCGAATAGACCTTGTCGCGCGCGTGCCGGTCCGCACTGTAATACAGCCGCCAGTCCCATCGGTGCGGCGGGACTTCGACGATGGCCTTCACCTTCTCGACGATGTTGCGCCAGTACGTCTCCGGCGCATGGGCGCGCGGCAGCAGCGTGCCCATCCCGATGATCGCGATGTCCGCGGGGCGCGAGGCCGCACGCGTCGCCGCCGGTTTCCCGGCGAACTTCGCCAGCCACGCCGTGCCGTTGACGCTCACGTCCTCGTGCAGGTCGCGTATCCCGACCACCTGCTCGCGCTGGGTGGCGACCTGCCCGACCATGTACATGCCCTCGCGCACCCGGGTGTCGTCGTCCGCCATCTCGATCTCGCCGCTCGCTCCGCGGCGCACGCCCTTGGAGGCGAGCCGGAGGCGCCCCAGGTTGAGGTTCTCGAGCTCGTCGCGGATCTCCTCGTGCGAGCGTCCCTCCTTGAGCAGACGGCGGCGCGTGCCGAAGAACTCGTGCACGAACGGCGTCACGGCGCAGCGCGTCGAGTGGCCCGGGCCGGTTTCCAGTCCGGCGGTATGGCGGCAGGCGAGCAGCTGCTCCTGGAAGGATCGACCGATCGCCTTCGACTCGACCGCTTCGCGCGTGAACAGATACGCGGTGCCCATCAGCACGCCGACGCGGATGCCGCGCTCCGCGAGCGGGGCGGCCAGCGCCGCCACCATCGCGGACGAGCGCGCGTCGTGCACGCCGCCGGCAAAGAGCACGTGCACCTGCGGCGCGATCTCCGCCGACACGTCCTCCAGCAGCACGTCCGTCATCTGCTCCCAGAGCACGAAGCTCGCGAGCGGACCGATGTGCCCGCCGCACTCGCGCCCCTCGAAGATGAACCGGCGCGCCCCCTGCTCGAGGAACAGGCGCAGCAGGTTCGGCGCCGGCACGTGCAGATACGTGGCGATCCCTTCCCGCTCGAACGCTGCGGCCTGGTCCGGGCGTCCGCCGGCGATCAGGGCGAACGGCGGCTTCACCTCGCGGATGGCCTGCATCTGCTCTTCGCGAAGCGAGTGCGAGACGAATCCGAGCACACCGACGCCCCAGGGGCGCTCCCCGAGCCGATCGCGCGTGGCGCGAAGGAGCTCGGTCGCCTGTTCTCTCCGCATCATCGCGAGCGCGAGAAACGGGAGCGCGCCCGCCTCGGCGACGGCGTGCGCGAAGCCGACGGTATCGCTGACGCGGGTCATCGCTCCCTGCACGATCGGGTAAGTCGTCCCGTGCGAGGTCGCCAATGCCGCTTCCGGCGCCAGAGGGCGCGTTTCGGCGGCGGCACGCGGCGAGCGATCCGCGCTCGCGCGCATCGCCTGGATCAGGCGGCCGGTGGTTTTGTAGCGGTCGCGGAAGCGGGCGGCGAACCCGACGGCCTGCCCGATCGGCCAGGCCATGTCGTCGGGCTGTCCCCATCCGAGCCGCGAGTCCGCTTTCGCACGCCAGGCCGCCGGCTCGTCGCACTCGCATTCGAGCGCCATCTCCTGCAGGCGCTGGACGCCGAGCAGCCCCGGGCGCCGGTACACGCGACATCCCTTCTGCAGGGTTTCGCCGATGACCACGGTGTCGAGACTGGATGCGCTTTCCAGCAGCCGCCGATGCTCGGCGGGGAGGAAACTCTCCGGCATGAGCAGCAGCTGGTCGTCCAGCACGGCGCCAGCCGCCCCGGCCGCGCGACACGCCGCCACCGTGTGCACACCGATGCCGCCTCGCACGTAAACGGGCTTTGTGCCCAGCGCGAGCAGTTTCTGGCACAGGATGAACGCCATGTCTTCCCCGACCCACCCGCCGGCCTCGTGTCCCTTGGCCACGAAACCGTCGATGCCGTCGAGGGTGAGTGCAAGCGCGGTATCGACATCCGTGACCTCGACGAGGAGCCGCCGAGCCGATGCGCGCGGGAGGGTCTTGAGTTGCTCCGGCAGGAGCGAAACATCCGGGGACGAGACGAGGAGCCAGTGCGGACGGTCGGCCAGCGACTCCAGCCACGAGGCGGCCAGGCTCAGTTGGGTGCCGGTGAGCAGCAGGCCGATTTCGCCATCGCAACGCTGCAAGGCAGCGAGCTGCTGCTGCGCCGCCGGACTTTCCGCGCCCCGCTCCAGATCGAGCAGCCCGACCTCTCCGGCGCGACATGCGGCTATCGCCAGGGCGGGCGACCCGGATTCGACGATCGGATTCAAACAAAGAAGCCGGAAGGTTTCCGCTTCTTCGACTCTCCCCTCGTGTGACGCCTTTTCCTTATTGGTTCTTTTCATAAGGCAACCCCGTCTGCCTGAATTCTTTACAAAAGCTACGAATCGCCGATGCGCATGGTTCCCTTTGGAAAGGCACGGAAACGGGAGTCGACGACCCCACGGACCGAGCGGAACGATGAACTCCCTTGCAACCGGGGCGGGGGGCTGCTACGGAATAAGTACGGGCCTGCAAAAACGGCGGAATCCGAAGAAACGGACCCAGCCGCAAAGGCTTCCGGCACGGAGCACGTGCTAGAAGTCTTCCAGGCACGGGCGCGCAACCGGCGCGCCGGAACTAACGTATCCACAGGTCAGCTTATAATGAGTTGTCCGCTTTCTGGACGCGGACTAATTCAACCTGTGGGAAACGCCGGTACAAGCGACAGCGTAAGCACGTTCCCCCTTTCTACCCTTTGTTCCCCTTAGAACGCGTCAATACGCTACTACATTGCGGAGGGTATTGCGACTACGGAACGGTTACCGCTTTCGTCGTCGCGCAGCGACGCCACGGGCTACCCGATCGCGAAACCGGACGAAGATCCGTTTCTAACTGGTTATGTCACCGAAAGAACCGGACTTGTCGTTCCGCGTCGGCTGCACCCCCTCGTCTGCCACGGCTCAATATCCGAGC is from Sulfurifustis variabilis and encodes:
- a CDS encoding type I polyketide synthase translates to MNPIVESGSPALAIAACRAGEVGLLDLERGAESPAAQQQLAALQRCDGEIGLLLTGTQLSLAASWLESLADRPHWLLVSSPDVSLLPEQLKTLPRASARRLLVEVTDVDTALALTLDGIDGFVAKGHEAGGWVGEDMAFILCQKLLALGTKPVYVRGGIGVHTVAACRAAGAAGAVLDDQLLLMPESFLPAEHRRLLESASSLDTVVIGETLQKGCRVYRRPGLLGVQRLQEMALECECDEPAAWRAKADSRLGWGQPDDMAWPIGQAVGFAARFRDRYKTTGRLIQAMRASADRSPRAAAETRPLAPEAALATSHGTTYPIVQGAMTRVSDTVGFAHAVAEAGALPFLALAMMRREQATELLRATRDRLGERPWGVGVLGFVSHSLREEQMQAIREVKPPFALIAGGRPDQAAAFEREGIATYLHVPAPNLLRLFLEQGARRFIFEGRECGGHIGPLASFVLWEQMTDVLLEDVSAEIAPQVHVLFAGGVHDARSSAMVAALAAPLAERGIRVGVLMGTAYLFTREAVESKAIGRSFQEQLLACRHTAGLETGPGHSTRCAVTPFVHEFFGTRRRLLKEGRSHEEIRDELENLNLGRLRLASKGVRRGASGEIEMADDDTRVREGMYMVGQVATQREQVVGIRDLHEDVSVNGTAWLAKFAGKPAATRAASRPADIAIIGMGTLLPRAHAPETYWRNIVEKVKAIVEVPPHRWDWRLYYSADRHARDKVYSKWGGFLEDVPFDPLRFGIPPNSLKSIDPVQLLALEVVRRALEHAGYADAEFDREHTAIVLGASGGLGDIGQQYGVRAEMPRFVDSLSDEVWDRLPEWTEESFAGSLLNVVAGRVANRFNFGGMNLSVDAACASSLAAIYTAVNELESGRCNMAIAGGVDTVQGPYAYMCFSKTQALSPRGEARTFDKDADGIVISEGLAVVVLKRLADAERDGDRIYGVIKAVGSSSDGKALGLTAPLPAGQVRALRRAYDKAGFSPRTLGMLEAHGTGTAVGDSAEAQTVVTLLREHEAPARSCALGSVKTLIGHTKASAGAAGLIKTMLSLHHKVLPPHAGVEQPIASIADRDSPVYLLKNARPWLRDPEYPRRAGVSAFGFGGTNFHVVLEEYDGDLRPSARPAGGSVWPAELFVFGAPNRGQLAKEIQALHAGLSAGGEPRLHDLAYACARKAEAAAGARCMAAIVAKTREELIEALTALSGHLAGAGPLPGNVHLGLNLGEAAPKVAFLFPGQGSQYVDMGREAALYLDELRSAFEFADGELRSALPKPLSQFVYPVGAFSESEENEHRAALTNTAVAQPAIGAMALGFMRLAARLGIAPDMAGGHSYGEYAALCAGGALSPKDFLALSAVRGRVMASAAGTGGGMAAVQAPREEVARRLEGQGDVVIANHNAPRQSVISGPKERVQQLAAEFTAAGITAQVLPVSAAFHSSMLASAQEPLAAAIRTSTVESPRVPVYGNRDGTPYPADPKAIRDRLADHLLSPVEFVRQVEAMHRDGARVFVELGPKNVLTRLVSQVLAGRDFHAVSFDSPGAGLAGVLTCLAALAVRGVRFRYSALFEGREVGEIDLARVAQIRHTLPASAWLVNGGSCRRQSEEPGRTGKLPPLNVESLKVAREREAARATVSPPTPSNTEPAPISGPMIAPPAPHQPADGQWSDAFVAYQESMRQFLAVQEQVMRHFLAGPAGVAAMPAGTAVPVPPPMPATRQPASVLMSPAPTTAPLASVPHPAVPPAPSAPSIMAPPSPATATTPDAPARPALADLLVGIVSDRTGYPQDMLGLDQDIEANLGIDSIKRVEILGALQKQLPPTLATRVQSQMERLTRAKTLNAVLDQLVAAGAVEFAAPSAPSVAPIAPASVPSTPATAAPDRAALADLLVQVVSERTGYPQDMLGLDQDIEANLGIDSIKRVEIIGALQKQLPAPLAARMQSQMERLTRAKTLNAVLDQLVSAAAVESAAPSAPSIMAPPSPATATTPDAPARPALADLLVGIVSDRTGYPQDMLGLDQDIEANLGIDSIKRVEILGALQKQLPPTLATRVQSQMERLTRAKTLNAVLDQLVAVAAVETPAPVAAPAVAEAPAAQAETPPMFGMRAVEEPLPSGDESWPQGLVLITEDELGVAARVAGALSAKGARVETLGADAFTDPESLADTVKRARAAHGPVCAIVHLAPLARANTQMDLDGWRTATRLHVKGLFWLLRECSADLIDAAKRGQGAVLAASLMGGQFGRAGAMPGPASGGGACGLLKCVVHEWSGLRAKAVDFDDRLGAEDCSRHVLAELVRPGRLEVGYPGGVRTVFDTVPLAKSAAAPESAPAADWVVLVTGGARGITAEIAEELARFRPTLILAGRSSLGEEEDRETAAAQEPGALRKLLIERAKARGVAATPVLIDRQLQQITGAREIRRNLARCRAAGARVDYRVADVRNEAELVRLLGDIYAAHGRLDAVVHGAGVIEDKFIVDKTIESFDRVFDTKADSGFLLARHLRPDSLKLMVFFTSVAGRYGNRGQSDYAAANEVVNRLAWQIARSCPKAHVAAINWGPWDSQGMASEGVRRQFRSQGIVPIALDAGRRAFVEEAIRRERGRQVEVVVGEGPWARQAAAAASPPANAVLPARANGHTLVLLRSTSRIEKGAMVMEHTFSIETDPYLQDHRLDGKPVLPATMALEWMVQFVQRAWPEWVVSGIQDLRLFRGIVVDGSHGTPVLFRARASSHSDSESFSVSAEILEPNGKLPYYRASVLLAPALPEPPTMSLSPLDTGNALATDRVYRDYLFHGPRFQLLSGIERLNADGIDAVARPSAPAAWLVHGGGQQGAWMFDPGLVDTAPQLAIVWCRINQNTTALPTRFGTVRRYGTAPIKDPLRVAMRVKSQDHGKQIVYDALFVEPDGKVRLEMRDLEGSCSQALNRLAGNS